The following proteins are encoded in a genomic region of Danio rerio strain Tuebingen ecotype United States chromosome 16, GRCz12tu, whole genome shotgun sequence:
- the si:dkey-92i15.4 gene encoding uncharacterized protein si:dkey-92i15.4 translates to MSLHTGTSVCQFPEADTTGSVTEGTQTSDGTAAQSQNQSSVKPYGSAAARFKIRSAKTLTTKDLRKKSFSFERGNVEDSSQKSHPSKDLNKACTSASYTHTNIDETGKTLSKDVRMDSTPLISSEKSRASDKSLITQEDKTQTASDRNRGDELRKFHQLSKSKSLDWRVMNSRAGLGNTTVMTSGTRDYSHYMRRSDSSEKAETNNNVTSSTQENQPITYSRRIQANNVANDVDQSSDRKVSPVSGYTSLRMNQISFAIEKASSGQSLPSRLKPRLSLDSIKDGGSLWAQQPGESSLGQADKKIGFWTKEQGLSNAEEVTGNQTIKERIDKLLASHGKPDDLSPDISFTKSMDTVDSTPSQGKNTTDSSDYTQSQQNKPLDNAEKAGTFPRRFSKTYFGPKPEPSLNNENRNVQRENPSGLSSSLSSKPKWSTESYKNAQSLLHNNNEESSKRAFTGSPNYCSQSLERTRSKLSATGQYNIHRNQSAYSDSSSNTSSKDLNCLSSRIKEDILKDKQSDKETTKGLDIKENKCHGGSQVETTQPKNQLSSKEAAHSEIHKEGKDNVFTFKTEGKRGEGVLEKFRAQSLDSVKNTISMFESLAQQGTPKDLYSKRTLSVPEHPKPAALVRKSGSERNLHFGRSVGNRENPGTNVFNKNEPNKQTEEGTLNLSKAPHSNSSVKVTPTFEPRQEAYRKSVELVPEFKQMNELRTDRVSRKDDESRTAGQNHIDEPDSALTVHSRLRKMRAMEEKVENPEFSQHSKRLVKQQTIHVKTEDDGDDEDEDTPINSPISAPNTISIEKQSYIGFITVNGTHPKVLPNQPQSSSHFQTAHSSLNHSNNNNYKIREDLTSLTTTGMARWSSDEEDYDEETDTEEDSDSGESSVTITSNMSQSERRSFSVSLMDLCNFGGVDYNSPEWLEDHEDLPSSRSASLSSDISVFSSVTLLSTDELDRLLDDVKSLGDDTLKKYEDVQVVVLHKEVGSGLGFTLAGGVDQNKPVTVHRIISGGVAAQEGSIFEGAQVLSINGTALQNSAHWEALRTLRKAKGQGMAVVVLQSGNSRKDVTEKAGITGRRVRVTLNKSSSDLGFSLEGGVGSSSGDKPLTIQKIFRGGPMSEVFPGDELLEVQGQSLKGLMRLEAWNLIKKLPSGPVDILLHRPHQPH, encoded by the exons ATGAGTTTGCATACTGGAACTTCTGTGTGTCAATTTCCTGAAGCAGACACAACTGGCAGCGTGACTGAAGGTACGCAAACATCCGATGGAACGGCAGCACAAAGTCAAAATCAGTCATCTGTAAAGCCTTATGGCTCTGCAGCTGCTAGATTCAAAATCCGCTCTGCTAAAACACTTACTACTAAGGACCTTAGGAAGAAAAGCTTTTCTTTTGAGAGGGGAAATGTTGAAGACTCAAGTCAGAAAAGTCATCCAAGTAAGGACCTCAACAAAGCTTGTACATCTGCTAGTTATACCCACACTAACATTGATGAGACAGGTAAAACTTTAAGTAAAGATGTACGAATGGATTCAACTCCTTTAATCAGTTCTGAAAAGAGTCGTGCGAGTGATAAAAGTTTAATCACTCAGGAAGATAAGACTCAGACAGCAAGTGACAGAAACAGAGGAGATGAGTTGAGAAAATTTCATCAGTTAAGCAAAAGTAAAAGCTTAGACTGGAGAGTAATGAACAGCAGAGCAGGACTGGGTAACACAACTGTCATGACTAGTGGCACAAGAGACTATAGTCACTACATGAGGCGATCAGATAGTTCAgaaaaagcagaaacaaacaacaacgtaacttcAAGTACACAAGAGAATCAACCCATTACCTATTCAAGGAGGATCCAGGCTAATAATGTAGCCAATGATGTTGATCAGAGCAGTGACAGAAAGGTTTCTCCAGTCTCTGGATATACATCTTTGAGAATGAACCAAATCAGTTTTGCTATAGAAAAAGCAAGCAGCGGTCAGTCACTCCCTTCCAGACTGAAGCCAAGACTTAGCCTAGATTCAATTAAAGATGGTGGCAGTCTCTGGGCACAGCAACCAGGGGAATCAAGTCTTGGTCAGGCAGACAAGAAAATCGGATTCTGGACCAAAGAGCAAGGACTTTCTAATGCTGAGGAAGTAACTGGAAACCAAACAATAAAGGAAAGAATTGATAAACTCCTTGCGTCACATGGCAAACCTGATGATTTAAGTCCTGATATATCATTTACCAAGTCAATGGACACTGTGGACTCCACTCCAAGTCAAGGGAAAAACACTACTGACTCTTCAGATTATACTCAGAGCCAACAAAACAAGCCTTTAGACAATGCAGAAAAAGCTGGAACATTTCCTAGAAGATTTTCAAAAACATATTTTGGTCCCAAGCCAGAACCCTCTTTAAATAATGAGAACAGAAATGTCCAAAGGGAAAACCCCTCTGGATTAAGTTCTTCATTGTCATCAAAGCCAAAGTGGAGTACAGAGAGTTACAAAAATGCTCAATCACTTCTGCATAATAACAACGAAGAATCAAGCAAAAGGGCGTTTACAGGGTCACCAAACTACTGTAGTCAGTCATTAGAAAGAACCAGGAGTAAACTGTCAGCAACTGGTCAATACAACATTCACAGGAACCAGTCTGCATATTCAGATAGTAGTTCAAACACCTCCAGCAAGGATCTCAACTGTCTTTCCAGCCGGatcaaagaagacattttgaaggaTAAACAATCAGATAAAGAAACTACCAAGGGGCTGGACATAAAGGAAAACAAGTGTCACGGTGGTTCGCAAGTGGAGACCACCCAACCCAAGAACCAATTGTCCTCAAAAGAAGCAGCACATAGTGAAATCCATAAAGAAGGGAAAGACAATGTTTTCACTTTTAAAACTGAGGGAAAGAGAGGAGAAGGTGTACTAGAAAAGTTCCGTGCACAATCCCTGGATTCTGTAAAGAATACAATCAGCATGTTCGAATCCTTGGCGCAACAGGGAACCCCAAAAGATCTTTATTCCAAAAGGACATTATCTGTACCAGAGCATCCTAAACCTGCCGCTCTCGTGAGGAAGAGTGGCTCAGAAAGAAACCTTCATTTTGGAAGATCTGTGGGGAACAGAGAAAACCCAGGAACAAATGTCTTTAACAAAAATGAACCCAATAAGCAGACTGAAGAAGGCACTCTAAATCTAAGTAAAGCTCCTCATTCAAATTCTTCTGTCAAAGTAACACCAACATTCGAACCACGTCAGGAGGCTTACAGAAAGAGTGTTGAGCTTGTGCcagaatttaaacaaatgaatgaattgagaACTGACCGAGTTAGCAGAAAAGATGATGAATCTAGGACAGCTGGTCAAAATCATATTGATGAACCAGATTCTGCACTCACTGTACATTCAAGGCTCAGAAAGATGAGAGCAATGGAAGAAAAAGTAGAAAATCCAGAATTCTCTCAACACTCAAAACGTTTAGTAAAGCAACAGACTATTCATGTAAAAACAgaggatgatggtgatgatgaggatgaagatACACCAATTAACTCTCCTATTAGTGCACCTAACACAATTAGCATAGAGAAACAGAGCTACATTGGATTCATAACAGTCAATGGGACCCATCCCAAAGTGCTACCTAATCAACCTCAAAGTTCCTCTCATTTCCAGACTGCCCATTCCTCACTCAACCATTCTAATAATAACAACTACAAAATAAGGGAGGATCTGACCTCACTGACTACTACTGGCATGGCTAGGTGGAGCTCTGATGAGGAAGATTATGATGAGGAAACAGACACTGAAGAGGACTCTGATTCAGGAGAATCATCTGTGACCATCACAAGCAACATGAGCCAATCTGAAAGAAGAAGTTTCTCTGTAAG TCTCATGGACCTATGTAACTTTGGAGGGGTGGACTATAATTCGCCAGAGTGGTTAGAAGATCACGAAGATTTGCCTTCCTCACGCTCTGCGTCGCTGAGCTCAGACATCTCAGTGTTCTCTTCTGTGACTTTGCTAAGCACCGATGAACTGGATCGCTTATTGGATGATGTCAAGAGCTTGGGAGATGACACCCTGAAG AAATATGAAGATGTGCAAGTGGTTGTGTTACACAAGGAGGTGGGGAGTGGCTTGGGATTTACCTTGGCTGGGGGAGTGGATCAGAATAAACCAGTCACA GTCCACAGAATTATCTCAGGTGGGGTAGCAGCACAGGAAGGCTCCATCTTCGAGGGTGCTCAAGTGCTGTCAATCAATGGCACTGCCCTCCAGAACTCTGCCCACTGGGAGGCTCTGCGTACACTGAGAAAAGCAAAAGGGCAGGGAATGGCAGTGGTTGTTCTTCAGagtggtaacagcagaaaagatgTCACTGAAAAAGCAGGAATCACAG